A region of the Armatimonadota bacterium genome:
GGATCGCGCTGGTCGAGGATCGTCTCCGTCCCCGCGAATCCCCCGTAGAGCGACACGCCTTCCTTCAATTCGACAACACTGGGCGTCAGGATGTCGAAGGGTGTGCGCCGGTTGTGATCGGTGACCACCGTGAACCGGGACCCTTCGGGGTCGAGTTCGCCGTAGTTCTCATAGTATCGCGCGCGCATTGCCGCCGGAGACGAGTCGCCGTCGGAAGCGGTGGTGTGCGTGTGAGTGTTGAAGTAGGTCGTCTTGCCGGTGTCCGCGCCGCCGGAGGGGTAGGGCGACGGGCCGATTGCGGCATGCGACCCTGCGAGGGTGACCGCAGGCCCGTTCCACCAGTCGCCGTTACTCTTGATGCGGACCGGCTGAAGGTACGCATTTCGCCAGATCTGGGGGTTGGTCCAGGTGACCACGGGCCGGATGTACTTGATCCTCGCCTTCTGCTCCGCAGTCAGCGGTTGTCCTCCGGCGAGTCCCGTGGCGGTAAGGTAGTAGTCAACAGTGTTGTTCGCGTCGAGGGCGAGCGGCGCGCTGAAGAGCAGTGTGCCCGGCGCATCACCCGTTGCCGAGTTGCAGCCGTAGAATCGGAGCAGCCCACCGGTTGCGGTCCCGTTCGCGTGCACGTAGACGCTTACTCGAATCCTGCTCGTGGAGCCTCCGGAGCCGTCCAGGGTGTACGCAGGCATCCCGCATCTCGAAAGGGCGGGCAGACACACGAAGCTTCCCCGCCGTATCATGTCCTTCAAAGCGAGCCGCCGGTCCGCGTAAACCGGGTTCTCGTCTGAGGTCGGCATACAGCCCATCATCGCCCCGTAGACCCGGTAGTCCACTCCGTCCAACTGGTGCATATCATCCGCTCGGATGCCCCAGACCATCTTGGTGCAGTCGCCCGCCTGATCGTCCAGATTCGCCAGCACGTAGTCCCACTTGGCGATGTCTTCGGCGTTCTTGAGTTCCATCGCATCGTAGGCGCGCGCATTGGCGCCGTTCAGGAGTTCCTGCGGGTCTATGCGGGTGTCACCGGAGCCTGAGATGTAGCTGGGGTGATTGGCGACGAGAAGGTAGTCATCGCCACTGCCCTTCAAGGCGGAGAGCCTCGTGGCGAACGGGTCCTGATCGGTCGTCGTGCCCGCGACGGCGGCAGGGATCACCCCGGTGACAGGGCCCTTCAGGTAGATAATCGTGATGTGCGCGAACTTCTTCTGTCCCGCGGATGTGTACCAAAGGTCGCGTTCCTCGCCGATTACGTCCACGGAGTCGGAATCGAGGGCCTCGAAGCTGTCGGTGAACGGACTGTGGGCGGCGGCGCTGTAAACGCCGCGCTTGATCCAGACCTCGCCGCCGCCTGCGGAGTGGGCTGCGTCAATCCCCTGCTGGATGGTCGTGAACGCATCGGCCCAGGATGCGCCGGTGTTCGCGCCGGATGCATCGGAGGCGACATGGAACACCGATGCGCGGACGGCGCTCATCGTGAGCAGCATCGTGGCGGTGATCAGCAGTGACCGGCAGGTATGTTTTCGCATGGACCGCAGAATAATCCGAGTTTGTGAGTTCATTCTACCCGAGTTTGTTCCCCACGTCAACGAATTGTGACGAAAACCGGCAAAGTTGCCTGTGCGCGGCGAGGCAGCGCCGGCGATGGAGGTGCGAACGCTTCATCTTCTCCCGAGCAGGTCGTCGTAAAATAGGTATTCCTGGGCCCAGCCTGCGTAGGCGCCGAACCTCGACTGGAAGAAGTCCACTATCTGCTGGTAGACCCTCGGGGTGAACGATTTCTGAGGGAGATCGAGGCCGTAGTGCCTCGCCGCGACCTGCCGGATGTGCGTATCGGCCGGGCAGGCCTCGTCTTTGTCGAGCGAGAACAGCAGCGCGCAGTCGGCGATCTTCGGGCCGATGCCCTCGATCCGGATCAGCTCGGCGCGCGCGTCGTCGTATGACGCCGATCGGAGCGACGCGGCCCACCCCTTCGGGCGCTCGACGATGCGACCCGCCGCCGAGCAGAGCTTCCGACCCCGGAAACAGAGGCCGCAGGGCCCCGCGAGGTCGCCCGGCCCGGCGCAGAGCAGGCGCTCCGCCGTCGGGAACGAGTACCACTCGCGGCCGTCGAGGACTGAGATCAGGTCGCCGTGCCGCCTGCACATCTCCTCGATGGAAGTAACGATGCGCCGCACCGAGTTCGCCGGGCTGCAGGCGTACGAGAGAAGAGTCTCCTCCGGATCCTGACGAAGCACCCTCAGCCCTGGAAACCGCGACGCTGCCCGGCTCAGGTGTTCGTCGTCCGGGAAGCCGGCAAGCACGTCCGCCAGGCTGACCTCGAGCCGGAAATAGTCCCGTATGACCCGCTCGTCAGGCGGGCCGGGAAACATCTCGAAGAGTAGGTCCGGTCCCTCGCGCCATATCCGGACGACCTTCCGCCCGACGACTCCCGTCCACCGCCCGAGATCGTCGCTCCGCCAGCGGAACGACTGGCCCGGGGTGAGCGTATGAGCCAGATCGAGTTCTTCCGGCGCGACTCTCATCCTTGCGTATGTCGGCTCGGCGGGCGATTCCACTTCCCGGTTGTCCTCCGTTCGGCCAGAACTAGATGTTCGGCGCCGCGGCGTCTCGTTCCTGCGGACTGAGCCCGCCGCCGACCCTGAGGATTTGTTGAAGAACAGCCGATAACATCAGTAGAGCACCCAGAGCGCGCACCTTGAAAAGCAAATAGAACAGACGTTTGCTTGACTGGACTTCGGGCGCCGTATATAATCCGATAGTCGCCTCACCGAGGAACGATCGCAGAGAAAGGTCAATCGTTGGACTCTCCGGTCAGCACGCCTCAGAACGGAAGCTCTTCCCGTCGGAAGACGCGAGTCAACCGCAAGCGCCTGCTCTCCGCGGTCGTGATGCTGCTGGTTCTCGCGTCGGGCGCGGCATACTACCTCTGCAAGTCGTCTCCCACCGTGTGCGACGCCGTGAGCCTCATGCTCGCAGGCATAGACAAGCCGGAGGAAGCGTTCCCCGGGCAGGATGGGGTGAATATCCTCATCATGGGCCACGACGTGGACCGCGACCCCAGGGGGCGGGTGGTTGAGACCCCCGGCAGGACCGACACGATGATCCTGGCCCGGGTGGACTTCCGCAATCGGTGCGCGAACCTGCTTTCCCTGCCGAGGGACACGCTGGTCCGCGTACCGGGCTACAAGGGCAAGCGCCGAATCAGCTACGCCAATGCATACGGCGGCCCCGAACTGTCCTGCCGGACGGTTTTCAGCTTCCTGGGCGTCCAGCCGGACTACTACGTGCTGGTCGGGTTCGACGGGTTCAAGAAGGCGATAGACATGGCCGGCGGGCTCGAGATCAATGTGGACAAGCAGCTCGACTACGACGACAACTGGGGCGATCTGCACATCCACCTGAAACCGGGGAAGCAGCTGCTGAACGGCGACCAGGCCATCGGATTCGTGCGGTACCGGCAGTCGAACGACGGCAGGGGCGACTCGGATTTCGTTCGGATCGAACGCCAGCAGGAGTTCTTCCGGGCGGCCAAGGCCCGCCTGTCCGATCCCAAGGTCATGTTCAGGTCCCCGAGGATCCTGGACAGAATAAGATCGGACACCAAGACGAATCTCAAGACCAATCAAATCGCGTGCCTGGCGCAGTTCATCCGGTCCGTCCCGCAGGCCTCGATACGCACCGAGACGCTGCCGGCGCTCGACGGCGGAGGCGCCTTCGTGAGGGCGGACATGGACGCCGCGCAGGAGTTGATACGCGGGATGTTCCCGCAGGACGGCAATAACCCGGTCGGGGCCGAGCGCCGTCCGATGTGAACTCGGCGCGCCGGCGAAAAAATGTGTTGACACGTTCTCGGAAGGGTGTTAGAATTGCTAGTAGGTAGGCGAAGTGCTTGCCCGCGACCGGTACCGGATACCACTTCAGTCATCACCCGTACGGCGCGACGCCCGGTAGTTTGCCTTGACAGCACGCGCAAGTCCACCTCGCAGAGGTGAGTCGGCCTATGGGCCGGCCGGCGAGGGGAGGACAATCTCGCGCAGAAGAGGAGGGGATTGCGTATAGAATATCGTGTCAGCGCAGATGAATCACCTTCTGCATCATCGTTTTCATCATTATTCATTCTTGGAGGTGTCAAAATGCTACGCGTGAAGCAGAATAGGAAGGGCTTCACTCTGATCGAGCTGCTCGTCGTCATTGCAATCATAGCCATCCTAGCAGCGATTCTTTTCCCGGTATTCGCAAGAGCGAGACAGGCAGCACAGAGAAGCTCCTGCTTGAACAACCTCAAGCAGATCGGCCTTGCAATCCACAACTACACGAGTGACTGGGACGACAAGTTCCCGCTCGTATCCGGCTTTGGACCGGTCCTGGACAACAACACCGCGTTCAAGGCGGAACTTGCCAGCGACGGACAGACATGGTTCGGGAACAACACCCGCAAGTGCTACTCGAACGTCAACTCCGACGCCCTCTGGCTCCAGCACCTGGTACTCCAGTACGTCAAGAGCCAGGGAATCTTCGTATGCCCCAGCATCACCATCAACGGCGACTGGAACGCTGCCGGCACCACGATCCGGTGGGCCGAGAACGTCTGGACCGGCAATGACACCGGCGACGTGAGGCCGACGACTATTCCCAGCACGGCCAACAACACCGACCTCGCGACCACCTACTTCTTCAACGCGGTCGTGAAGAACGGCAACGTCCGCAAGAAGGTCGCCGGGCAGAGCGTGGCTGAGGCTGAGAGAGTCTCCGACGCTCCTCTCCTCTGGGACGGCGTGTCCGGTTCCGGCGCCGCCGGCGAAGTTCAGTTCGCTCACACGGAGAGCATCAACGTGCTCTACGCCGACGGGCATGCGAAGAACTTCGACGTGCCGAACCCGCAGGACCCGAACTGGGTGCAGACGAACATCAACGGCACCTTCTGGGCCAGAGAAGGCTGGAAGGGCTGGGGGATAGACTAGTATCCCCGACTGACTCCTGAATCACAGAGAGGACCGGCGGAATCCGCCGGTCCTCTTTCTATTCGATCTCAAAGCCCCAAACGCCGACGCCGTCAGTCCTGCACCACCTGAAGCCCCTCGAACTCGAACTTGAACGGTATGACGCGGCTCCCAAGCCTCTCGACCACCTGCTCGACGTCTCCCCGGCGCCCGGGTTCCGCCAGGAACAGCACGCACCCCCCGCCGCCCGCGCCGCACGCCTTTC
Encoded here:
- a CDS encoding LCP family protein, translated to MDSPVSTPQNGSSSRRKTRVNRKRLLSAVVMLLVLASGAAYYLCKSSPTVCDAVSLMLAGIDKPEEAFPGQDGVNILIMGHDVDRDPRGRVVETPGRTDTMILARVDFRNRCANLLSLPRDTLVRVPGYKGKRRISYANAYGGPELSCRTVFSFLGVQPDYYVLVGFDGFKKAIDMAGGLEINVDKQLDYDDNWGDLHIHLKPGKQLLNGDQAIGFVRYRQSNDGRGDSDFVRIERQQEFFRAAKARLSDPKVMFRSPRILDRIRSDTKTNLKTNQIACLAQFIRSVPQASIRTETLPALDGGGAFVRADMDAAQELIRGMFPQDGNNPVGAERRPM
- a CDS encoding 8-oxoguanine DNA glycosylase; amino-acid sequence: MESPAEPTYARMRVAPEELDLAHTLTPGQSFRWRSDDLGRWTGVVGRKVVRIWREGPDLLFEMFPGPPDERVIRDYFRLEVSLADVLAGFPDDEHLSRAASRFPGLRVLRQDPEETLLSYACSPANSVRRIVTSIEEMCRRHGDLISVLDGREWYSFPTAERLLCAGPGDLAGPCGLCFRGRKLCSAAGRIVERPKGWAASLRSASYDDARAELIRIEGIGPKIADCALLFSLDKDEACPADTHIRQVAARHYGLDLPQKSFTPRVYQQIVDFFQSRFGAYAGWAQEYLFYDDLLGRR
- a CDS encoding DUF1559 domain-containing protein, which produces MLRVKQNRKGFTLIELLVVIAIIAILAAILFPVFARARQAAQRSSCLNNLKQIGLAIHNYTSDWDDKFPLVSGFGPVLDNNTAFKAELASDGQTWFGNNTRKCYSNVNSDALWLQHLVLQYVKSQGIFVCPSITINGDWNAAGTTIRWAENVWTGNDTGDVRPTTIPSTANNTDLATTYFFNAVVKNGNVRKKVAGQSVAEAERVSDAPLLWDGVSGSGAAGEVQFAHTESINVLYADGHAKNFDVPNPQDPNWVQTNINGTFWAREGWKGWGID